One genomic segment of Anticarsia gemmatalis isolate Benzon Research Colony breed Stoneville strain chromosome Z, ilAntGemm2 primary, whole genome shotgun sequence includes these proteins:
- the LOC142986201 gene encoding uncharacterized protein LOC142986201 has product MESPPFSTHSEAPPLSEDSGLLITSGSFSSDSASGWHHVASELQESDFDEKSLSLCESTETSERMCGDFFNTVKKGPGKVVVTTIEPPPEFQDNPIDEVDKCATVFVASSVVFTNDVKVKSNSTNLDVPMNTRHISPMYPRKLKPETLYERRQCLNHRFASPRLLHLSPCRANRPSSRNSLSSRLSSSHNSLVTQFQVDDSSFITQAISHDTLTAKTSDITDMYNVPFDSDIYAVPIDMVRPNHTNNRNKGKKPPRSTKKRCKTISQPTPINNFIPIDKVDKTHKAKETIRPKDVKTKRHSLPSSSCKKSTSDSDTDSLHLTLREMRKYFHTLYSSSSDSECRATINKKNNAIVTSVGIHAKHTNKDATTTAVFLKESNENSRTVETNNNHKKSNKNSFGMNAKNKKHKENIPKDLIEVDKNDKVVKKGITTQSQKAKMSPVRILSINLKQSFCNLFRWRRQPVIDNGSDVERVNANKEESSPPAAVRRALPPLPQTPHVHHITRRSANDEDTIMDFATSIQKVKDYGWYWGPISVEAAEKILSNEPDGSFIVRDSSDDHYIFTLTFKLNGLRHVRIEHDQGNFCFGGCTMFKAQTIVEFIENAVETSRSGRYLFFLNLRPVLGPVRVQLLYPVSRFKRVQSLQHMCRFVILKYVRRDLISNLPLPRRLVDYLSATHYYSEILADI; this is encoded by the exons ATGGAGTCACCGCCTTTCTCTACACATTCTGAGGCACCTCCGTTAAGCGAAGATAGTGGACTTTTGATTACAAGTGGATCTTTTTCTAGTGATTCTGCTAGTGGATGGCATCACGTCGCATCCGAG TTACAAGAAAGTGATTTCGATGAAAAATCATTGTCACTTTGTGAATCAACAGAAACATCAGAACGTATGTGTGGTGATTTCTTTAATACTGTGAAAAAAGGTCCAGGAAAAGTAGTTGTCACTACCATAGAACCACCTCCAGAATTTCAG GATAACCCTATAGATGAAGTCGACAAATGTGCGACCGTGTTCGTAGCTTCATCTGTTGTATTTACAAATGATGTAAAAGTTAAGTCGAATTCCACAAATCTGGATGTACCTATGAACACCAGGCATATATCGCCGATGTACCCAAGAAAGTTGAAGCCAGAGACATTATACGAACGGCGTCAATGTCTTAATCATAGGTTCGCCAGTCCGAGGCTTCTACACTTAAGTCCTTGCCGTGCGAATCGACCTTCTTCTCGTAACTCATTATCGTCACGATTGTCCAGTAGCCACAACTCGCTAGTGACTCAATTTCAAGTTGATGACTCTAGTTTCATTACACAGGCTATATCGCATGACACATTAACTGCTAAAACATCCGACATAACGGATATGTACAATGTTCCGTTTGATAGTGATATTTATGCGGTGCCCATTGATATGGTACGTCCTAATCACactaataatagaaataaaggAAAGAAACCACCACGAAGTACCAAAAAACGGTGCAAAACTATTTCTCAGCCTACGccgataaataattttattcctatTGATAAAGTTGATAAAACTCATAAGGCAAAGGAAACGATTAGACCCAAAGACGTTAAAACTAAAAGACATAGCTTGCCAAGCTCGTCTTGTAAGAAAAGCACTAGTGATTCCGACACTGACTCGTTACATTTAACTTTACGTGAgatgagaaaatattttcatacactgTATTCAAGTTCTAGTGACTCGGAATGTAGAGCtactataaataagaaaaataatgctATAGTGACTAGTGTCGGGATTCATGCGAAACACACAAATAAGGATGCGACTACTACagcagtatttttaaaagaaagtaatGAGAATTCGAGAACCGTGGAAACGAATAATAATCACAAAAAGTCCAATAAAAATTCATTTGGCATGAATGCGAAGAATAAGAAACATAAAGAGAACATTCCTAAAGATTTGATCGAAGTGGACAAAAACGACAAGGTCGTTAAAAAGGGTATCACCACACAAAGCCAAAAAGCGAAGATGTCTCCGGTGAGAATACTATCTATAAACTTAAAGCAGAGTTTCTGTAATTTGTTTCGTTGGCGACGACAACCGGTCATTGATAACGGCTCTGATGTGGAGAGAGTGAATGCAAACAAGGAGGAGTCCTCTCCGCCGGCAGCGGTTCGACGAGCACTGCCTCCGCTACCACAAACGCCACACGTACATCACATTACGCGAAGGTCTGCCAATGACGAAGACACCATTATGGACTTTGCAACTTCTATTCAAAAAGTCAAAGAT TATGGCTGGTACTGGGGCCCAATCTCTGTCGAAGCTGCCGAAAAAATTTTGTCCAATGAACCAGATGGCTCATTCATAGTTCGTGATAGCAGTGATGACCATTATATATTCACCTTAACTTTTAAGTTGAATGGTCTTAGACATGTAAGAATTGAACACGATCAGG GTAATTTCTGTTTTGGTGGCTGCACTATGTTTAAGGCGCAAACTATAGTTGAATTCATAGAGAATGCTGTGGAAACATCGCGCAGTGGCCGGTATTTGTTCTTCTTGAACCTGAGGCCTGTGCTTGGCCCAGTACGAGTTCAACTGCTTTACCCAGTTTCGAGGTTTAAACGAGTGCAAAGCCTTCAACATATGTGCAG gTTTGTGATATTAAAGTACGTGCGTCGAGACCTCATCAGTAACTTGCCTCTGCCTCGGCGACTCGTTGACTATCTGAGTGCTACTCACTACTACTCGGAGATTCTAGCGGATATCTAG